The following coding sequences lie in one Mycobacterium sp. DL440 genomic window:
- a CDS encoding 5-formyltetrahydrofolate cyclo-ligase: MVEGVTPPTKTELRAGVLRARRAVSADRRDRESQVLCHWLPTLVRGGQTVCAYVPVGSEPGSPALLDTLLELGVRVLLPVARNDVDGRAMPMQWGAYEPGTLMAARFGLREPPPPWLPAGSVADAEVVLVPALAVDRNGNRLGRGAGFYDRSLIYASPHARLVAMVRDDELVDALPADPHDVRMTHALTPSGGVVTLSDHARD; encoded by the coding sequence ATGGTGGAGGGCGTGACCCCGCCGACCAAGACCGAGTTGCGAGCTGGCGTTCTCCGGGCAAGACGGGCCGTATCGGCCGACCGTCGCGACCGCGAGTCGCAGGTGCTTTGCCACTGGCTGCCCACCCTGGTCCGTGGCGGGCAGACGGTGTGTGCCTACGTTCCGGTGGGCTCCGAACCGGGGTCTCCGGCCCTTCTGGACACCCTGTTGGAACTCGGTGTGCGCGTGCTACTTCCGGTTGCCCGCAACGACGTGGACGGCCGCGCTATGCCGATGCAGTGGGGTGCTTACGAGCCGGGCACGCTGATGGCCGCCAGGTTCGGTCTGCGCGAGCCGCCGCCGCCGTGGTTGCCCGCCGGATCGGTCGCAGACGCCGAGGTGGTGCTGGTGCCCGCCCTGGCCGTCGACCGCAACGGGAACCGGTTGGGCCGGGGTGCCGGCTTTTACGACCGCAGCCTGATCTACGCCTCGCCCCACGCGCGACTGGTGGCGATGGTGCGTGACGACGAGTTGGTCGACGCGTTGCCCGCCGACCCTCACGACGTGCGGATGACGCATGCACTGACGCCGTCGGGCGGGGTTGTGACACTGAGCGATCACGCCCGGGACTGA